Proteins from a genomic interval of Methanohalophilus levihalophilus:
- the xseB gene encoding exodeoxyribonuclease VII small subunit — MANKEKPDERSFEDNLHELEEIVSRLEEGELSLEESMEMFERGMKLSAACNTKLSQMEQRIKVLVEEGDRLLEKSFLE, encoded by the coding sequence ATGGCAAATAAAGAAAAACCCGATGAACGCAGCTTTGAAGACAATCTCCATGAACTCGAGGAAATTGTCTCAAGACTTGAAGAAGGAGAACTTTCCCTTGAAGAAAGCATGGAAATGTTTGAGAGAGGAATGAAACTCTCCGCTGCCTGCAACACAAAATTAAGCCAGATGGAACAAAGGATCAAAGTTCTCGTGGAAGAAGGCGACAGGCTTCTGGAGAAGTCATTCCTGGAATAA
- the xseA gene encoding exodeoxyribonuclease VII large subunit, which produces MAIYTVSELNKHVREVITYEPTLQQVWLQGEVSNLTKHSSGHYYFTLKDENSQISCVSFRSVNRNLRFEVEKDMKLLVFGNVDLYTVRGQYQFQVLDLRPDGVGELYKAYEQLKKRLDEEGLFDPAKKQFLPDFPRKVGVATSPTGAAVHDIINVLKRRYPVEMLLAPTVVQGEQSADSIVKSLEMLDRAEVDVIILGRGGGSLEDLWSFNEEKVARAIYSSKIPIISAVGHETDYTIADFVADVRAPTPSAAAEIAAPDREETKRWVEKLEKTLGSEIIHILQRHRQSLESLKRHIEPSKLERLYMQQWQHVDEISGRLPGIMRYRIEAKGAMLSSAAGRLNAVSPLNTLARGYGIVLDENGVVINTVAKLSKGSSIEVLLRDGKADCIVENVKPESPKTKGEDNGK; this is translated from the coding sequence ATGGCCATCTACACAGTTTCCGAGCTGAACAAACACGTACGTGAAGTTATTACATACGAACCAACCCTCCAGCAAGTGTGGCTTCAGGGAGAAGTTTCCAACCTCACCAAACACAGTTCGGGACATTACTATTTTACACTAAAAGATGAAAACAGTCAGATCAGCTGTGTTAGTTTCAGGTCTGTTAATCGTAATCTTCGTTTTGAAGTTGAAAAAGATATGAAACTCCTTGTTTTCGGCAATGTGGACCTGTACACTGTAAGGGGACAATACCAGTTTCAGGTTCTTGACCTGAGACCTGACGGAGTCGGAGAACTATACAAAGCCTACGAGCAATTGAAAAAGAGGCTTGATGAAGAGGGTCTTTTTGATCCTGCAAAGAAGCAATTCCTGCCGGATTTCCCCCGGAAAGTCGGAGTTGCAACATCCCCCACAGGAGCCGCCGTTCATGACATCATAAATGTCCTTAAAAGACGTTATCCAGTTGAAATGCTACTTGCACCAACCGTTGTGCAGGGAGAACAATCTGCTGATAGTATCGTGAAGTCACTGGAAATGCTTGACCGCGCAGAAGTGGACGTTATCATTCTGGGGAGAGGCGGCGGTTCCCTTGAGGACTTGTGGTCTTTTAATGAGGAAAAGGTTGCACGTGCTATTTACTCCTCAAAGATTCCAATCATTTCTGCAGTGGGTCATGAAACCGATTACACAATTGCAGATTTTGTTGCTGATGTAAGGGCACCCACGCCATCCGCTGCTGCCGAGATTGCAGCACCTGACAGGGAAGAAACAAAAAGGTGGGTGGAAAAGCTCGAAAAAACACTTGGCAGCGAAATTATTCACATTCTTCAGAGACATCGTCAGTCTCTGGAGAGTCTCAAAAGGCACATCGAGCCTTCCAAACTGGAACGTCTATACATGCAACAATGGCAGCATGTAGACGAAATTTCAGGACGATTACCCGGAATTATGAGGTACAGAATCGAAGCAAAGGGAGCCATGCTTTCGTCCGCTGCCGGGCGATTGAATGCGGTTAGTCCCCTTAATACATTAGCAAGAGGCTATGGGATTGTGCTTGATGAAAATGGAGTTGTCATTAACACGGTAGCGAAACTTAGCAAAGGAAGTTCTATTGAAGTGTTGTTAAGGGACGGAAAAGCCGATTGCATAGTAGAAAATGTTAAACCTGAATCACCAAAAACAAAAGGTGAAGATAATGGCAAATAA
- a CDS encoding Coenzyme F420 hydrogenase/dehydrogenase, beta subunit C-terminal domain, translating to MGNYLDLKEKVWETGRCSGCGGCTAICPADALYFDNNETEVRPTTTGYCKEVSDGVPCGACYEVCPRLSGEETKEGEIFEILAAKAGFEVEKKQSGGAVSAILVNGIEEGLLDAVVTVEENPWTLKPSSVVLTSSEALIYRAGSRYSWWVPLLSALKEAVVTKGYRKIAIVGLPCVVEAVERIRTSEHELLKPYGKSISLVIGLFCTESFSYDKLMDTKIKKERNIEPWQIRRMDVKGALELVLQDGKEVIPIEELDDCILRGCHHCDDFAAERADISAGSIGSPENHTTLIIRNPVGERFVSSAKNSGKLLTSDDVERSIIEKMASRKKERLHEK from the coding sequence ATGGGAAACTACCTCGATCTTAAAGAGAAAGTCTGGGAAACCGGACGTTGTAGCGGTTGCGGAGGCTGTACAGCAATCTGCCCGGCAGATGCCCTTTATTTTGACAATAATGAGACCGAAGTCAGGCCGACAACCACAGGCTACTGCAAGGAAGTCTCCGACGGAGTTCCCTGTGGCGCCTGTTATGAAGTCTGTCCACGCCTTTCCGGCGAGGAAACAAAAGAGGGAGAGATATTTGAAATTCTCGCTGCCAAAGCCGGGTTTGAAGTGGAAAAGAAACAGAGCGGAGGAGCGGTTTCTGCAATTCTTGTTAACGGGATTGAAGAAGGATTACTCGATGCAGTCGTCACGGTGGAAGAAAATCCGTGGACACTCAAACCTTCATCTGTTGTCCTCACATCCTCAGAAGCCCTTATTTACCGTGCAGGAAGTCGATACAGTTGGTGGGTACCCCTCCTGTCAGCCCTGAAGGAAGCTGTCGTTACAAAAGGATACAGGAAAATCGCCATTGTGGGACTCCCATGTGTGGTTGAAGCAGTAGAAAGGATTCGCACAAGTGAACATGAACTCCTGAAACCATATGGAAAATCCATATCCCTGGTCATCGGACTATTCTGTACCGAAAGTTTTAGTTATGACAAATTGATGGACACCAAAATCAAAAAGGAAAGGAACATCGAACCCTGGCAGATCCGGCGTATGGACGTAAAGGGAGCACTTGAACTTGTCCTTCAGGACGGGAAAGAAGTAATACCCATTGAGGAACTGGATGACTGCATCCTGCGGGGGTGCCATCATTGTGATGACTTTGCGGCTGAGAGAGCTGATATTTCGGCCGGTTCAATTGGAAGTCCGGAAAATCATACTACCCTGATTATTCGCAATCCAGTTGGTGAGCGATTTGTCAGCAGCGCTAAAAATTCCGGAAAGCTGCTAACCTCAGATGATGTTGAAAGGAGCATCATTGAGAAAATGGCTTCCAGAAAAAAAGAGCGTCTGCATGAAAAGTAA
- a CDS encoding GltB/FmdC/FwdC-like GXGXG domain-containing protein, whose translation MTSRTINAKNMHYTPLNKRIKELVKTGVQEIVLENVLGQRFIANGLRGKVTIHIHGVPGGDLGMFMSGPTCIVHGNCEHAPGNTMAKGKIAIHGSAGDAVAHSMRGGKIFVRDNIGYRGGIHMKEYGDNPAVLIVGGLAQAFLGEYMAGGKIIVLGSGSDRAVDGREIGSGIHGGEIIVRGDVDEKQLGVGAITEDFGKEDLDAIKPLILEFCESFSLDPKQYLDTKYTRIVPASSRPFAGKYTWE comes from the coding sequence ATGACAAGCAGAACCATTAATGCAAAAAATATGCATTACACACCCCTGAACAAAAGGATTAAGGAACTCGTCAAAACAGGAGTTCAGGAAATAGTCCTTGAAAACGTTCTTGGGCAGCGGTTTATCGCAAACGGACTCCGAGGCAAGGTTACAATTCATATTCACGGGGTACCTGGAGGAGATCTGGGAATGTTTATGAGCGGACCCACATGCATCGTTCACGGAAACTGTGAGCATGCCCCCGGAAACACCATGGCAAAGGGAAAAATAGCCATCCACGGAAGCGCAGGTGATGCCGTAGCCCACAGCATGCGTGGCGGGAAAATATTCGTGAGGGACAATATCGGATACCGCGGAGGTATCCATATGAAAGAATATGGAGACAATCCTGCAGTCCTGATAGTCGGAGGATTAGCACAGGCATTCCTCGGGGAATATATGGCAGGAGGAAAAATCATTGTGCTTGGCTCAGGAAGCGATCGAGCTGTGGACGGAAGGGAAATTGGAAGCGGAATCCACGGCGGAGAAATCATTGTCCGGGGAGATGTTGATGAAAAACAGCTTGGCGTAGGAGCAATAACCGAGGATTTCGGGAAAGAGGACCTGGATGCAATTAAGCCACTCATCCTTGAGTTCTGTGAAAGCTTCAGTCTTGATCCAAAACAGTATCTTGATACTAAATACACACGCATAGTCCCTGCAAGCAGCAGACCCTTTGCGGGCAAATATACCTGGGAGTGA
- a CDS encoding glutamate synthase-related protein has protein sequence MSLGSIPMRYRVKIDREQCMECMRCIDNCSYGVFREENGKIHIDSRNCTVCHRCISMCPRDAIDLHERPVDYRSHPLWTPEAREDIINQARGGKIILSGMGNAKPYPVIFDRLVLDACQVTNPSIDPLREPMELRTYIGKKPKQLHITKNEAGDLELETELSPNLKLDTPIMIGHMSYGAISLNAQLSLAKAAAKVGTYMGTGEGGLHEHLHPYQNNMIVQVASGRFGVDIDYLERGAAIEIKIGQGAKPGIGGHLPGEKVCADISCTRMIPQGSDAISPAPHHDIYSIEDLAQLVRSLKEATNWEKPVFVKIAAVHNTAAIAAGIARSSADAVVIDGFRGGTGAAPKVFRDNVGIPIEAAIASVDQKLHDQGIRNKLSVIASGGIRNSADIAKAIALGADAVYIGTAALVSMGCRVCGNCYRGLCPWGIATQREDLVQRLDPEIESEHVANLINSWTLELSEIMGAAGINSIESLRSNRSRLRGYMLDEGTLEVLEVKPVGA, from the coding sequence ATGAGCCTTGGCAGTATCCCTATGCGATACCGAGTAAAAATCGACCGAGAGCAGTGCATGGAATGTATGCGCTGTATCGACAACTGTTCCTACGGAGTTTTCCGGGAAGAAAACGGGAAAATCCACATCGATTCCCGAAACTGTACTGTATGCCACCGCTGTATTTCCATGTGCCCCAGAGACGCAATCGATTTGCATGAAAGGCCTGTGGATTACCGCAGCCACCCCCTCTGGACACCTGAAGCCCGAGAGGACATCATAAACCAGGCAAGAGGCGGAAAAATCATACTTTCCGGAATGGGAAATGCAAAGCCATATCCAGTCATTTTCGACAGGCTTGTACTGGATGCCTGTCAGGTTACAAACCCGAGCATTGATCCGCTGCGTGAACCAATGGAATTGCGCACATATATCGGGAAAAAACCCAAACAGCTTCATATTACGAAAAACGAAGCAGGGGATCTCGAACTTGAAACTGAGCTATCACCAAACCTCAAACTTGACACACCCATTATGATAGGCCACATGAGCTATGGTGCAATCAGCCTAAATGCCCAGCTCAGCCTTGCAAAAGCGGCTGCCAAAGTGGGAACTTATATGGGAACCGGGGAAGGTGGGCTGCACGAGCATTTGCATCCCTACCAGAACAACATGATTGTACAGGTTGCATCCGGAAGATTTGGTGTCGATATTGACTATCTTGAAAGAGGAGCTGCCATTGAAATTAAGATCGGGCAGGGAGCAAAACCCGGAATTGGAGGACACCTTCCTGGCGAAAAAGTGTGTGCAGACATTTCATGCACAAGGATGATCCCGCAGGGAAGCGATGCAATCAGCCCTGCACCACATCACGATATTTACAGTATTGAGGATCTTGCCCAGCTTGTGAGAAGCCTCAAGGAAGCCACCAACTGGGAGAAACCGGTTTTTGTCAAGATTGCAGCAGTCCACAATACTGCAGCCATTGCTGCTGGTATTGCCCGTTCATCTGCTGATGCCGTTGTAATTGACGGCTTCCGCGGAGGTACGGGAGCTGCTCCAAAGGTATTCAGGGACAACGTGGGAATACCAATCGAAGCAGCCATTGCAAGCGTGGACCAGAAGTTGCACGATCAGGGAATACGCAACAAGCTCTCAGTGATTGCAAGTGGAGGAATCCGTAACAGTGCCGACATCGCCAAGGCTATCGCTCTTGGTGCAGATGCAGTTTACATCGGTACTGCCGCCCTTGTTTCGATGGGATGCAGGGTTTGTGGAAACTGTTACCGCGGACTCTGCCCCTGGGGTATTGCAACCCAGCGCGAGGATCTTGTGCAGCGGCTTGACCCTGAAATTGAGTCCGAGCATGTGGCAAACCTGATCAATTCATGGACCCTTGAACTGAGCGAAATCATGGGAGCTGCAGGAATCAACAGTATCGAAAGCCTTCGCAGCAACCGCAGCAGACTTCGTGGTTACATGCTTGATGAAGGAACTCTTGAAGTACTGGAAGTCAAGCCTGTGGGGGCCTGA
- a CDS encoding class II glutamine amidotransferase — MCGIIGVIDRKMNKMDGSSIRDALSLMNERGSGEGAGYAAYGIYPDFADCYALHVFFDNLVEPKSTVDDMIQKWGRIVYQEEIPTYQQPGLKRAHVPWRYFFKPYSDLMTGSSTPEDDIVKHLVMHINSDIKGALVFSSGKNMGVFKAAGWPEDVANFYRIENYEGHIWIAHNRYPTNTPGWWGGAHPFNLLDWGVVHNGEITSYGTNRRFVESNGYTCSMFTDTEVVAYLFDLLGRHHKLPEEAIVKALAPPFWDEIDSMEDKEHELNKAIRLTYGPALMNGPFAIVVATQNWMVGFTDRIKLRPLVVGENGDRLYISSEEAAIRVMDPNVQKVYMPKAGEPVIGRVIE, encoded by the coding sequence ATGTGTGGAATAATAGGCGTAATAGACAGGAAAATGAACAAAATGGATGGCTCCAGTATCCGTGATGCATTAAGCCTCATGAATGAAAGAGGTAGCGGAGAAGGTGCCGGCTATGCTGCATACGGGATATATCCCGATTTTGCAGACTGTTATGCCCTCCACGTATTCTTTGACAACCTCGTTGAGCCAAAATCAACAGTAGATGATATGATCCAGAAATGGGGCAGGATTGTCTACCAGGAAGAAATACCAACCTACCAGCAACCGGGACTAAAAAGAGCACACGTACCATGGAGATATTTCTTCAAACCCTACAGTGACCTCATGACAGGAAGCAGCACACCTGAAGATGATATTGTAAAGCACCTTGTCATGCATATTAACTCTGACATAAAAGGTGCACTTGTATTCTCTTCCGGCAAGAACATGGGCGTGTTCAAGGCAGCAGGATGGCCCGAGGATGTCGCCAACTTCTACAGGATTGAAAATTACGAAGGACACATCTGGATCGCACATAACCGCTATCCAACCAACACTCCCGGATGGTGGGGAGGAGCACACCCGTTCAACCTGCTCGACTGGGGAGTTGTCCACAACGGGGAAATTACATCTTACGGAACCAACCGCAGGTTTGTTGAGAGCAATGGATACACCTGCAGCATGTTTACCGATACTGAAGTAGTCGCATACCTCTTTGACCTGCTCGGGAGACACCACAAGCTTCCCGAAGAAGCAATTGTGAAAGCACTTGCACCGCCTTTCTGGGATGAAATTGATTCAATGGAAGACAAGGAGCACGAACTCAATAAGGCAATCAGGCTTACATACGGCCCTGCGCTGATGAACGGCCCCTTCGCAATCGTTGTTGCAACCCAGAACTGGATGGTAGGATTCACCGATCGTATCAAACTCCGACCTCTCGTAGTCGGGGAAAACGGGGATCGTTTGTACATTTCAAGCGAAGAAGCCGCTATACGTGTAATGGACCCAAATGTCCAGAAAGTTTACATGCCAAAAGCAGGCGAGCCTGTAATCGGGAGGGTTATAGAATGA